The Eptesicus fuscus isolate TK198812 chromosome 20, DD_ASM_mEF_20220401, whole genome shotgun sequence genome contains the following window.
ATCACCTGGTCACTGCCTACCACTCCTCTCAGTCTAGCTCTTTCTAATCTGGCCATGTTTGTATTCCTCATAAAGCAAGCTCTACTTACCTTAGGACTTTGAGTCAATTATTCCCTAAACTTGgtgtctttttctgatttttgctGAGTTGTCTCCTTGTCATTCAGTTCTCTGTTTAAATGTtacttaaagatatttttatagtattttttactaattttgtttagatgatcttttttattttttaatgtgaaatacaatgactattttattattttaaaaatctttattgttgaaagtattacatttgtccctttttttttttctcccattgactcctcatagcccacccccatcccctgtcccaggcctccaccaccctattatctgtgtccatggggtccAAGTTCATAAattgtatatgcatacaagttctttggttgatctcttcccacccaccccgccttccctcagaTTCAAAATTCTGTTCcaggcttctatgtctctggacctattttgttcaatagtttatgtttaatagattccacatatgagtgagatcgtgtgatacttgtctttctcacgcttatttcacttagcataataatctcagGGTCcttccatactgtctcaaagggtaagagatccttttttttttttacactgctgcatagtattccatggtgtaaatgtaccacagtttatccactcatctactgatgggcacttgtgctgttttcagatcttagctattgtaacttgtgctgctatgaacataggggttcatacattctttctgattggtgtttcaggtttcttaggatatattcctagaattgggatcactgggtcaaagagCAGTTCCATACTtacttttctgaggaaactccatactgttttccataatggctgcaccagtctgcattctcaccagcagtgtactagggtgcccttttctccacatccttgccagcacttgtcatttgttgatttgttgatggtagccattctaacaggtgtgaggcgatatctcattgttgttttaatttgcatttctctgatgatcggTGACTgcgcattttttttttcatgtctcttagccatctgtatgttcccttcggagaagtgtctatttaggtcctttgctccttttttttttttttttttttttaatcctcacccaaggatatttttcatatatcagagagggagggagggaaacatagaagtattgatatgagagaaacacattgattgattgcctcctgcacgtgcctcaACCAGTTGTTAccacttttgtttctggttttaattattatttgggtcctctccctctgtttcttgatgagtctggctaaagattcatcaatcttgtttatcttttcaaagaaccagctcttggtttcattgatttttagtttctgtgtcatttatttctgctctgatctttattatgttcttctttctacttaccctgggcttttcttcttgttctctttctaattctttaaattgtagggttaaatagttttttattaatttttcttggtttttgttttgttttgttttgaggtacacctgtaatgctatgaacttccctctcaggaatgcttttgctgtgtcccagaggtTTGGGATTGTTGTgcgttcattttcatttgtttccaggaaacttccatttttttcttgatctcattggtaacccattcattgtttaataacatgctatttagcctccatgtgtctgagtgtttttactgtagttgatttctaatttcattccattatgatctgagaagatgcttggtatgatttcagtcttcttgaacttagTAGAGGCTAGTTTTGTGTCCTAACCTGTGGTCTCTGATAATTACCTATGtgtacttgagaaaaatgtatattttgcagctttggggtgaaatgttctgtaaatgtctattaaatccatctgatctagtgtgtcattttttaaaatatatttttattaactttttacagagaggaagggagagagatagagagttagaaacatcgatgagagagaaacatcgatcattgcctcctacacgccccctactagggatccagcctgcaaccaaggtacatgccctcgaccggaatcgaacctgggacctttcagtccatggcccaacatgacgctctatccactgaaccaaactagtCAGGGCCagtgtgtaattttttaaaaatatacttttattgatttcagagaggaagggaaagggagagagagaaagaaaaaaacatcattgatgagaaagaatcattgattggctgcctcctatacatttcacactggggatcaggcccacaactcgggcatgtgacctgaccaggaattgaaccgtgacctcctggttcataggccgatgctcaaccactgagttatgctGTCTGGGCTGATATGGCACTTTTGATATCATAATTTGGTTGCCAAGATGCTTAGGGGGAGTGGCAAATAGTGTTGGTTaaaggctccccccgcccccccaatatGCTGCAACACTGATCTGAGTTACTTTGAAATTTTCTTGCAAGCAATTCTAATTGTGAACTCTCCTTCAAACTATCTCTGCTGGTGTTTAGAGACTGCCATCTTCAGGGAGTGGaggtttcctttaaaataatccaTTTGGAAGCTATAAAAGAGAATAATTGGCCTGTCACATTTAAGGGGCTCTTTGGCTCTTCTGAAGGTACTAGATTCTATAGGAGGAGTGGGTTGCATTCTACTGAGTTTGAAAACAGCTTATTCAGAAACCTAGAGAACTACCTATAAATAACAGGAAACACATTGGGAAGCATGGCTGAGAATCCTCAATGTAAAGAATCCAATTTCTGGAGGTAGATACTGGGATGAGTCCATTAAGAAAGCTCAAGAGAAAAATGGGAGTTTGCATTCTTTACTTCTTATTTGAATTGTTTTTCGGATAATAATTTGAGTAAAGATGTAAATCAAGAGGTCTTACTTTAGATTTCCCCATTTAGGAAGTTTTCTTTTCCTAACCTTAAGGATTTTATTCTTATTCTATACTGTGACTCCTACTCCCTGGGGCCATGCTAATGATAAAGGGAAGAGAGGCTTATAGTAGCTAGAGATGAGCCAGAAGCTGACCTGACCCTTTTGGTTCATAGTAGCAGGATCAGATGGGCAGTATTcaatgccatttatttttcttttttaaggatagatctcattttatcatttttcaaaGTAATCTGTATACTTAATGTGTGCTCCCCACCCTAAGTCTAGTTTCCTTGCATTACCATAAGTGAaatgctatttctttttgtaaGGCAATTATAGGTATTGATGTAGATAACATTGAGCCTTAAATAGCTCTGAATTTTGATGCCATAGTAATAGAATACCTTTCCTTTCTTAAATTTAATTACTTAAAAGGGTTATTAGTGGACAGTTACTGTTTTTTGGATCATCTGTAACCCATTGTTTTCCTTCCATCTACTGAGAAAGGGAATGTCTTCCAGTTTTCATGTTCAGATTAATAGAGGGAGTTGTCTAGCCCTTTGTTCTCTGCTCTTTTTAAACAAAGACTGACCATGAATCTTGCTACCCCTTCAATCAACAGTGAAAATAAGCAAGCAAGAAGTAGCACTTGTTCTTGGGGAAAAACATTGCTGCATTTATCCAAAAGGAAAATGGATTTTTCTTTActcataaaataacatttatcatATGGCAATCAGAATTTGAAAACCTAAATCAAGCATCTCCCTTCAAAAGCACAGCCTCTGAATCAGGCACAATGAAGCTAGCCAGGAGTTAGCCAAAGATTGCATGAAGTCCAGCAATTAGTCTGTGGAAGACTCCTGGCACTTTCTCTAACTGATGGAGGTTTTGGGGAGTCAAGAAAAGCCAGTCTTCTGTATGTAAATGGAGAGAAAGAGTGTTGAAAAGATACTCTTAGATCTGTGTTCTGATGGGGGAAGGTACCTTGGGTGTTGCCTTAGGCCACACACACTAAAAGCATCTCAGAAAACATTGTTTAGTATCGCTGCAAAAGTTCAGAATACCTTTAGTGGGGAGAAGTGTCTATATGTTTTTCTTACTCCACCTTAAGCTTCAGGAAGACAGGGACCATTTCTTACTCTGTTGAATCTCCAGTATCCAGCAATGTCTAGAATTTTCTAGTAGCCaaacaaatgtttgcttttttcatTGTCAGCATTGTTCGTAGATGCAGACATGGGAATATCTGAGTGTAAACCTAAGTAAGCATCTGTAGATAAGATTCATAatgatggccctagctggtttgactcagtgtataaagtgtcggcctgcggactgaagggtcccgggttggatactggtcaagagcacatgcctgggttgcaggctcgatcccacagtaggggatgtgcgggaggcagcctatcaatgattctctctcatcattgatgtttctatttcgctctccctctcccttcttctccaaaatcaataagaatatattcattttttaaaaagatccataATGATGATCCTGACTTTTATGAAAAGTTTGTTAATTTCATATAGTCTATAGatggactatttttaaaatactatagtaCATTCTTTCTCTACAGTCCAGTTTTAAAGTATTTGGAAGTTTCTACAACCAGTTTAACCAAACCAAATTGGCATTGTCTTAAATTCAAACATGGTAGTAACTTCTTTATTGTTTGGATCATCTGCCATACTCTTGATTGTTTGTATCTCATTCTGGGCAACTGATCCATCGATTTGTAGATTTTGGCCAATTTTGTAGAACAATTTTGTTGTGTTGGTATCTTATGGTGCCACCTACTGACACAAATTGGTAAACATAAGGCTTTAAGCCTACCAGGAGTCAAAAGAATTGTATGAAGgacaaaagaaaatagatttatAGGGGACTAGAATTTTAGCACTGGAAAAACCCTTAGAAAGGTTACCCAGCCTGATGatgtattttaagaataaaatctgGTTCTATTATTTGTGGTAACTAAGCTGCCCCCCCTCATTTTCCAAAAAATTTCAgccttagaaataaaataaatagaatgagaAGTTAACAAAAAATTTGTGACGTATAAATTAATGGTAGCATTCAAAAAAGACTGCATAaagaatctttttattgatttcagagaagggagagggagggagggagatagaaacatcatcaatgagagagaatcgtggatcggctgcctcctacagccagtggggattgagcctgcgacccaggcatgtgcccttgaccggaatcgaacctgggacccttcagtccacagccactgagccaaaccagccagggctgcataaAGAATCTTAAGGGGTCTTAAAAGAGAGAGTCTTTTAACAGTGCAGAGGAATGggttatatacatatacaaaaggGAAAATTAACTAGACGTTTAATAAATAGAACAAACTATTTCCCACAGTAAAAATTCAAGTCCGGTACTATaatgaaatggaaaacagaatAAGAAAAGTACAGATCAGAGGGTTATATGTATATGTTTGATGTATGTACATTATTTTTAGGATTGATTTTctttcaatataatatattttagatatgctTTATAGTAAAAGGGGTATTGGGaactttttaacttaaaatatgtataaaaattttaTGTAGCTATTCAAGAATAAGTTTTGCTGTGAGATTAGTTAGAGCTATTTATGAACTAACTTTCTAGCTGAGTATATCAGCAAATTTCATTGTGTATTGAAGATGAATAGACATAGCACTTAAATAAGCAGAACACACTATTAAAATCATCTATGATGTCCCTGCTTTTCTTAGCATCCATATATTCACCTAACCAACAAGAGTGTGCCCTtacatcctttttattttctttattttagcagCGTCACCCTTTATACCAGAAAACTGGCGGGCActatggggaaaaaacaaaacaagaagaaagtggAGGAGGTgctagaagaggaggaagaggaatatGTGGTGGAAAAAGTTCTCGACCGTCGAGTGGTAAAGGGCAAAGTGGAGTACCTCCTCAAGTGGAAGGGGTTCTCAGAGTAAGTTTCACTGACCTGGGGGAATCCATTCATTTAATCACCAACTATTTCTCAGGAGTCGAGGAATGTCAAGGGCTAGGGTGTTCCAATGGGTGCAGTGTGACTCAGGCCTGGCCTTCATGGTTTATAATCTAACTAGGAAAATGGTCTATATGTATAAAGTGCTATAATACAAGACAGTGATTTCTGAGGAACAATTTTGTGTGTGGCTTTTAGACTGATACAAATTTGCAAGagaaagttttgtgttttttttaaagaggctagtttctaaactttcaatttgtactaaaaataaaaagcacacccctactccccgcccccatccttgACCCCAAGAAATTTTAACTTTGCTCAGTCCTTGGTCTTGGACAAAATCTAGCTACTCACTGTTAACTCCTCTTTGCCAAGGACACCCAGCTCTTATCCTCCTGTGCTTCTCCTTTTTTGAGTATGCTAACTTTAAGTGGAAAGTGACTCACTGTGTCCTTTGATTTCAGTGAGGACAACACGTGGGAGCCAGAAGAGAACTTGGATTGCCCTGACCTCATTGCTGAGTTTTTACAATCACAGAAAACAGCACATGAGACAGATAAATCAGAAGGAGGCAAGCGCAAAGCTGACTCTGATTCTGAAGATAAGGGAGAGGAGAGCAAaccaaagaagaagaaagaagaggtaaGGGTAGGAGTAAGCATTGTTACTAGCCAGAATTCTTCCGGCTGTCAATGAAGCTGAAAGCCAGATAATTTCAGTACTTTCGTTCTGCTGCTGCTTGAATATGAGCAGCCATCTCTCAGTCCTTCTGGAATCTTAGATAGGCTAATGCTTATAGAGTATTTGGGGGCTCACTACTCTCATAAAGCCCGCCACAtaatctacttttattttatgtgaagGTTCAGGAACAATTCATTCCTGTAACTTGATAGcattcagtgttttgttttttaatatatttttattgacttccgagagaaagggagagagagaaacatcaacaatgagaatcattgagccctaaccagttttgttcagtggatagagcatcggcctgcgaactaaaagggtcccagtttcgattctgatagagggcatgtaccttagttgcgggcacatccccagtaggaggtgtgcaggaggcagctgatcgatgtttctcattgatgtttctaactctatatccctttcccttcctctctgtaaaaaaatcaataaaaataatatatatatatatatttttatatttttatttttttttaaagagagagagaatcattgcttggctgcctcctgtgtgccccacactggggattgagcatgcaacctaggcatgtgccctgaccaggaattgaaccttgacctcctggttcatagggtcgacactcaaccactgagccatgctggccaggttgttttgttttcttaaaaatagtttattgatttttagagagaggaagggagaaggagaagaaacattgatgtgagagcacaacattgatcagctacctcctgcactccccctacgggagatcgagcccaaaacatgggcatgtgcccttgaccaggaatcaaatcagcaacctcctggtacatgggacaatgcccaaccaactgggccacaccagccagggtgcagTCAGTATTTTAATCATTACAGGTTTGAGGTAGCTATTTTAATCCATTTATCGATACCTTAAAGTAAgttgtcttttttatatatatatctatataataataaaaggataatatgctaattagacagaatGACCTTatgatgaccacgctatgactcccactggcgccaggccagccaaggcaggtgcaatgcgattggtcaggggcccggccatcgccccatgattgccccgcagagggaggcccaggccactgaccagcgGGCTACGGAGGATGGGCAGGGCCTCccctctgcgagggaagccgggtgccggagggaaggaaggcctactcttgcatgaatttcatgcattgggcctctagtgtgtgtgtgtgtcccacaacccgagcatgtgccttgaccgggaatcgaaacatgacctgattcataggtcaactcttggttaacatttttttttgctttaaggTCTGTGTCCCTTTTTACCTGTGAGGAAACCTCAAACATTTCAGACCTTGATGGGATAATCATTCAGAACAATTCTGAAAGGCTCGGAACCATGGTATTGGTGAAATATTGGCAAAAGAGTTTGCATACATGAATTAGAGAAACAGGAGTTAACTCCAGTCTGGATAGCAGTCCCGGACTTAAAATTGTTCAATCCCTCTGGTTTTTGCAGCCAGAAAAGCCTCGAGGCTTTGCCCGGGGTTTGGAGCCAGAACGGATTATAGGAGCTACGGACTCCAGTGGAGAGCTCATGTTCCTAATGAAATGGTGAGTCTGCCagtggctctgtgtgtgtgtgtgtggtttttttttctcccatttgttCCATGCCAGAGAAAAGAGCTGGATCTTCGAAATTCCAGTCACCCAGGTGTGAAATCTTTAGGATGGCCTAGTCCTTCGATAGTGACCCTCGGCCTGACTGTCAACCTGGACTCATGATTTACAGGTAGGGGCCCTTAGGATTTTCAGATCTTTGGCCATTTTTTTAAGAGGTGGGAGAAAATCTAGAGTGGAGAGGGTATGGGGAGGAATCACATTTCACTTTCCTAAGTGAAAGGGGAAAATATGAAATGTGATTGAACCACCCTTCCCTTCTACCACCTCCTTAATAAAGAAAGATTAGGCTGGCCCCAGGCTCAGAAATTCTGTTAACTTCTCTGGGTTAGGAAAGAATTTCTGTAGCTTTTCCTTTGTCCTTAATtgttaagatttttttccaatttgtacAGTTCCAAGATCAGCCAGCAGGGGTCATATACTGAGCATAGAGCATGTCTACATTTTTCTCCATTAAGTATAAATACCAATGATAGCAATCCTCTATGAAACAGCTTAATGGAAACAGTGTCTTGAGAATCTTAAGAACTGTAATTAACCCAAAATTTTGGATAATTTCCCTATTCTGTCCAAAAGGAAggcctccctttttttttttaattgaaaatgcctatgcttttttcccctcaagtggatctcagtcattgtttttaaaatataaggagtGAATAATTCTAAGCCTTTGCCTATGAAGACAACATTATAGGTGCTTTGTCCTTTTGCCAGTCTAGAACCTTCTCTGAAACTCATCTGTACTAGCTCTTCCTTTGAAGGTGGCCAGAGAGGTCTAAGTTTAACACCAAAGAAAGCCTGTGTCACAGCTAGCTAAACCTGTTTTCTTCCTGTGCATTCCCTGGGTATTTACTGAATCTAACCTTTTAGCTGATTTATTGCTAGCccatagaagaaatattttttgtttgtttgtttttttatgtgtgggaggtgtgttttttgtgttgccttttttttttttttttttaagagtttattttttaaggtgCTGCATTTGGAGGGAAAGAATTGATTCCAGGAGTTATTCAGTCCAGCTAGAGTATACTTTCTCTATCTGCATTTGACCTGAGTTAGAGTAGTATCTTCATGTTGCTTAAGATTACACCCCTTTGGTTGACTCACTGCTGTGTGTAAAGATTATAGCTGAATATAACCCTGTATGTtaagattgattaaaaaaaaaaaaagattgattttGATTATAAAACCAAGttcattttgaagttattttcctGGGGAGTGGAGATACTTGTCCATTTCCAAAAATAGCAAATATTCCTATGAAGTGAAATGATTGAACTTACTTCTGAGGACATTGTTGAACAAGGGGCAGCCTGCTTCAGGTTCCCATACTGTTATACTtctttctctcccattctcttgAATCTGTTATTCAGAAACATACCTTACCAGCTTAGTCCTTAATGCTGTGGAGCTGTGGAACTTTGTTTTACCCTATTGCTGGGTTTCTGGAACTTTTGAGTGGTGATTCATCAGAGATtctatcatactagaggcctggtgcacggattcatgcacagtggggtccctcgggctgatcctggattgcgagagggcgcacgccaggccgagggaccccaacggggttggggagggactgtgggggaGGACtacagggcgtgtctggcctgtctcgcccagtccctattggctggaccccagcagcaagctaaccaaccagtcagaacgtctgccccctggtggtccgtgcatgtcatagcgactggtcaaatgctCGAAcagtcagagggacacttagcatattagccttttatatatatagatatctactGCTTGCCCTATTCTACTACTTCCATCTGGGACATTCCTAATGACCTGAAGATAGAGTTTACTCCTTTGTCCCTTGGAATAGATGTGATTTTTCACATTTTGAGAACATTTTAATATTCAGAAGAATATAGAGAATTATGTTATAGTCCATTCATTTTCTACCTCCCAGTGTTGAAGAACCATTTCAAAGCACCTGGGAGTTCTGGCATATCTGTGAGCATGGCATTTGGTAATGTTAAACCGTATAATTATGAGTCAGCAAGAAAGTGTTCACCTGCATTGGCTCTGGCCAATATGAGATTGGTATTCAGTGTTATATGACATAGTATAAAATCCTATTACAAAGCCAAGATCTCCATGGGCCCCTAGCAGCTGGCATATGGCTTTTGGAAGAGTGCGGTAGTCTCTTTTCCCTCAGAGAATCTGAGTGTGGTGCTTTTTCTGGCCTTTCCCAGAGGTTCAGATGTGGTAGATTTAGATCACCTACCTTTTGACAAAGATACCCAAAGGGGATTTTCAACAGGATATCTACAAGAGTGTCACTTAACTAAAAGCTGTCAGTAAATGCTGCTTTCGCCATATTAACACCCTTCTCTAGCTTATGCTTCTTACCCAAGTTGGGAGACCACTAACACCTGGTCTCAAAGTCTCTCTGTGCTTTATTCTGCAGGAAAAACTCTGATGAGGCTGACCTGGTCCCAGCCAAGGAAGCCAATGTCAAGTGCCCCCAGGTTGTCATATCCTTCTATGAGGAAAGGCTGACGTGGCATTCCTATCCCTCAGAGGATGATGACAAAAAAGATGACAAGAATTAACTATCTTGAGTACCAGCCCCTGTCACATCTGACTGTGGGTTtcaagtggggaggggaaggagttcTACTTGTCTTGATACCATAGAAGTGGCTTGAGAAGATGTCCTTTGAAGAGCCAGTATAGTTTCTGTGCCCTACAGCAGCCCAAGTGCTTTAAAGCCGTTCCATGCTGTATAGTTTGCACACCCATCCatgtggaggggaaggaggataaGTGTTTCAAGGCAATTCATTCTGCACTTTGCTGAGAAAAGCGAAGGGCCTTCTATGAAGGACAAAACTTGCAGAATGGGTATGTGTGAGAGCAAAAAGATACTGTAGATCTTCAAAGAGCATCTCCACAACCCACAGCCTTCTTCCCAATAGTGTTAACTGCATTTTTACAGCGTAGCATGTGTGTAGTTTTTGGCTATTACTGCTGTattatttgggggtgggagggatggggtagGGAGATGAGtaggattgtttttattaaaatttgggACCTGGTTGCGGAAATGGTGaaacaatgaaaagaagaaactgCTAATGATTTGGTTTTGGTGtccagaatattttctttttaaaaaatgt
Protein-coding sequences here:
- the CBX1 gene encoding chromobox protein homolog 1 isoform X1, producing MGSHKMGPCLLFIQVSGTCSVTLYTRKLAGTMGKKQNKKKVEEVLEEEEEEYVVEKVLDRRVVKGKVEYLLKWKGFSDEDNTWEPEENLDCPDLIAEFLQSQKTAHETDKSEGGKRKADSDSEDKGEESKPKKKKEEPEKPRGFARGLEPERIIGATDSSGELMFLMKWKNSDEADLVPAKEANVKCPQVVISFYEERLTWHSYPSEDDDKKDDKN
- the CBX1 gene encoding chromobox protein homolog 1 isoform X2; the protein is MGKKQNKKKVEEVLEEEEEEYVVEKVLDRRVVKGKVEYLLKWKGFSDEDNTWEPEENLDCPDLIAEFLQSQKTAHETDKSEGGKRKADSDSEDKGEESKPKKKKEEPEKPRGFARGLEPERIIGATDSSGELMFLMKWKNSDEADLVPAKEANVKCPQVVISFYEERLTWHSYPSEDDDKKDDKN